The following nucleotide sequence is from Vitis vinifera cultivar Pinot Noir 40024 chromosome 14, ASM3070453v1.
aataacttattcaaATAAGTTTCtcgtttttttaaaaaaaaaaacaattgtcaagtaccttcatttttataaaacactcaaaaacagttttttgttcttgaacttaaaaacagttttttaaaacaagattCAGAAAACATGCCCAAATAGGCCTTGGTTTTTATCTTTGtaaaaaagatttcaaattttgCATATATACATTCTCTTTTCCTCATCTTTTTCTAAGTCATTCTctaatttcatctttttttttaatactttctttaaaaaaaaaaaaaaaaaaggaaaaacatacccaaaaaaaaacaacaaccaacATGGTGTTGTTTCTTCATGCTAAAGAAAGTTATGAGAATGAAGTTGGAAAAGAAGATGAATTAAGTAGAAGAAGATGAGTTAAGAAATAAGGTAGGAAATATGGATTAATTGTCATTATCatttaatgaaaaagaacaaGACAAGGCTATTTTGGATGCTAGAGTTAATTGCATCTCCCCTCACCATGAATTATTCATGGTTTCAACTTAtctaaatcaaagaaaaaacggtcctttttttttttttcattatatccATTCTCCTACATGTTTACTAAATttttccaagtctttttcatATATTCTACATATGAACATTGTTAAAGTTTGATAGCATGAattctatttctattttatcttatttaaaaagTTTACAATGCAATCTatgtagtatatatatatatatatgtgatgatgtatatttttttgtagAGTTTTTGAGGATTATGTTTTTGTTGCACTCGCTTGCAACTCTCATCTCTTGTATCAATTTTTGATTTAGtcgattttcttattttctatccatgattttttttatttcgggtttttcacataaatctatgtattcttattttattttttcttattatctaTTCTAGTTATTATGTAACAAACATGCTACAATTTTTTAATCTGCTAGCATAAGGACTCATGTTCTTGCAAAAGCCATTACATGATTACGAAGAAGTAACACAAAAAACACACTGTCGATTGAAAATTGGAGGAGGGTTCTTCATTCCCTGCATTTCCACCTAGAAATGATGGGTGCGTGGCGCACACTCAATTTGTCAAAGATATCATGAATCATAACTAACTCCAATCCAACATTGCTTACACCCTCACATAAAATATCATCATTACAATTGAATTTGGTCGTTTGGTTGGTCAGTTCCTAAAATGCAAAGCAATGTAGGaatacattatattttattttacaaatattattattattgttgtttattGTTTTGAATTATTTACATTCCAACTTACTCAACCTTCGAGCTTCTGACACCACGGCAGCGTCAGTCAAGGTGGGCAAAGGGAGTGGCGGAAATGGCAGCGGTGGCCATAAGGACAGGTGGCGCCGGCGAGAACCATTCTACAAACTTCAGTCTTGTAGCGTGGGTGCCTGATGATGGGACGGAGCTCGGTGATGCCATGTGCGAACTGGCAGAGATCGCCGTAGGGACACGTGCCCTTCTCCTGCCACTTGTTGCATAGCTCAGTTTTGAACATTCCCTGGTTGTACACCTCCACTTTcactgcttcttcttcttcttcttcttcttctgcgcCTCTCCCTCTTGGCACATGCGAGCGTTGCTGTTCTCGTCCGCACTTGAACAAACCCGCATATTGTattgtatttaataaataaataaaaacatgatgATACAATTGATTTATCCAATGATATTTTTTTCGTAATGAAATTATTTGACTCATGACACCAAAACCGAAGTTATAGACTGCATGAAAAACCATCTCATCTTTGTGAACAACAGTACTATCAATCTTGCTAAACGAATTTGTAAACAAATCATAAGGCAaagttctttattttattattaaaaaaaatgaaaaaaatctatATCTAAGAAAACTGGGAAtggaatttaaatgaagctaaCGAGTTACCGAACTCACCGTTGCATGGACAAGTGGATTATTGAGGGGCTGAGGAGAAGCTGCTTTATTGCTTCTACCAGAGTGATTCATCTTCAAATAACAACTGGAACGAACCGATATACTCTTAGGCAGTGGGATGTGCTCAACATTCCTCCGAAAGCCCTTCCGCTGGATCACACTGGTGGGGCTGATCCCACAAACTTCATCCACTCCGTGACCCTCACCAACACTCAGTCTCCGAAAATCATAACAGAGAAAGTTTTCACGCATCCTAGCCTCAGACAAGATGTTCAAGTGCTCCACAAGCTCTCTGTTAGCCGATCTCAGGTCGCTGTTCTCTTGACGCAGCGCTTCCACTTCCTTGGCCAGCTGATGGAGACGGGCACGGCACAGGTCGTACTGGTCGCACAACTCCTGGCACTCCAAGATCAGCCGACTCTGTAGTGAATTACTTTCGTTCTCCATTTTGATGGAACCTTTTCAATCTATGGAAAGCCAACTTTTGTTATTCTAAATCATTGAAGGCGGGTATGGCAGACCGTTACAGGAACCATaacagaaagagagagatagagtGGAGCAATGCAGTTGGGGGTCGAAGTATACAAGAGACAAGAGACAGGTAAGTGTATATATGGAGAGTTGGGTTGCAGTTAGAGGCTTGGCATGGAAGTATATGAGTTGGAGGGTGTGGAAGCCTTGAAGGTTTTGTTCCGATATATATGATGATAAAGGAGGTGGAGCTTAAGAAATGTGTATGGTTTTCAAAGCTGTTTTTTAACGAGGGCTAATGAATCTGAATGTAGTGTTGCTTCCTTATCACAACTGTAACTAACTCTGTGGCCCCTCTCTCAATCAAACCTAATGCCTTTTTTAGTTGTCTTGTTAAATAACCACCCACCGCTTTGACAAAGgagagtttttttctttttcaaaatcatttgttGGCCATGGTTTTGGTTCAACACCAATCACATTTGTGGGCTTtcagtgattttttttttttttcaatttttttttcctgtttctgAATTTTACGATTGTGGGACTGCCCTTTTGGAGATGGGGCAATCCTATTGTGAAAGCCGTTGCCTTAGTTTTCACGTTCCATACTTGCTTGAATttgctttaaaaataatgttttatgcCGTTGAGAAGTGTATTCATTCCCTTCCACCTAATTCAACGTCTAAATCATTATTCTCTTGCTAAGTTTCAAGTGCTTTCACAAACACAAGGTGGAAGATGTAATAATTCTTTTTAAGGTCAAAAATATTCATACGCACTGTACTTGATTTTTACAGATAACTTCATCAAGCTTCATAGaagtttgattaattgaaatcaGTCTTCTATTTCATATGGGGGTGTACATGCATGTTGCAACTTCGGACTTAGGACTTTCAGAAAAGGTCTGAGGCCTGGGCGTCCAATTCAAATTGATGTGGATCTAAGCCAGGCCGAAACTTCAACATGCCTGCATTTGGCCCAAAATTAAACTCCTAGCCTAAACTTATTGGCAAGATTTTGACTCTACCAAACCCAATGCATTTTCCACTTCTATTGCGTTTCCCTTTCGCTTAGGACAACCTCTAGAATTCCTCCGCATGCGGATCTGCATAGAGAATGCTAGAGAAGTAGTGGGCCGATAAAGCCGACCCTTCTCAGATGATTAAGTCAGACATggttagggatggcaatgggacgGGTTTTTTCAGGTACTCACCCCATCCCGCTCCTAATGGGATggagtttaattttaataaacgggtttgatatgggtatgagattttttttttaaacccggattcgccccgccccgccccgtttaattttttaaatagaatagggatgagaattgtttttaataaacgggACAGGGTTGGGATGAGGGTGACCCGCTCCGTTGCCATTCCTAGACATGGTGGAGAAAGGGAATCAACAGATAAAGAGAAactatgatttattttttttatctgacTGGCTTTAGAGCGCAGTCGTTCTTTATAGTTGTTTTGTGAGAGCCATAATGTTGATATTCTTTAGTTACCTACAGTTTTGTAATTTGATTGGCATGTGTCATGCTGGCAGTAGTTACTAAGTAAATTGATTGCATGTAGTCATCACGCTCCTTAATGGAAGGGTCGTATATTAGAGTCTAATCGCATTGATTGCTCGTGCCCATTATGCCCTTCGATGGAGTCTTAGTGCGTTGATTTTCCTCCTACACCCTTTGAAGGAGGGGTCGGATCGTCGATCCGTTGGAGGGTGTCTGCTACTCTATTTTTGTTTGGGATCTCTCATCAAAGTAAATTATGGTATTATGGGGTCAATCACATAAAGTCAACTatataattagttaaaaaaattgtttttgaaaaatcgACAATTCTTATTAATAAAATGTATCCCTTTCAAttataataattctttaaattttgcATTCATGCCCCAAGATGTAAAACCATGGTTTAAGATGATATTAAGGCTCAATCCATTAAAACTTGAAATGTGAATTAAAGATGAAATTATGATCTTCGCggttaaattttttcatttagatgCCTCTGAAACAAAGTTCTTTGAGTTACCAAACCTTAAGTTTATTCCATGTATAGACTTAATTGTGTTGAAATTTTACTAGGTTtgagaaatatttatttttaaaacttcttaAAACATCCTTAAACATCCATTGAAGAATTTTAAACCTTAAAAGCTCTCTTAcaattgaaaaaagaaacttaaaaaaacaaacatatgtacacaaaaaaaaactagaacCTTCATCACAAGTTCTAATATAGTAATTACGATACATAACACAGAATTATAACCCTCATCTTCTTTCAATATACCCCACTATGTAACAAAAAAACACTCAAAATCTTCTCAAGCTTCACATTGTACTTCAAGGTTTTCTCCATCTTCACctttatttggaaaatcatttttgaaaatgatgagTCATATTTCATTGAGAAGAGTTtctttatagaaaaataaataaataaacaaaacatcatttcaattttttccgTACATCAACTGGAAGTTCATTCAACAGCATGTAAAATCACCAagatatgtaaatatttttaccaATCAGCAATTTCCAATTTACCATATGCCTTTCATAAGGCTTACAATTAACTTTTTGGGATTCATCAATTGTTTGCATCCATGGGTACTAATGTTTAAGGGACTCTCATCTAAAGATATATGTTTACACCCCTATTATATCTCTATGCATGGATTTTTCTAGGGATGTTTTTTGTCTTTCACCCTTGGTATTTTACTCTTCTTTTAGGAAGTTTCACCCAAGGACCACTACCCCTATTATTTGTTATTCTATTAACTATCATGGTGCTTTGGATCTAAATTTTCGATGTCTTCAGCACTTTTTCATGTTACTCATGTTGCACAACTAGGTTAGTTTCCAAGTATAACAAAATATACTTCAACAAAGAGTATAATTCAATCATGGTAACATATTCAATATTTCGATCAATATCAGTTATATTTCATCATCACATAcgatcaaaattttcttagaaaaaaataatatagcaTATTATTTTCTCAACCCAAACGTTAGTCTAAAGTTTTCATGTAAATAACTAATTTTggttgaaagaaaacaaaattcaaaaatagaggttttaaaaatagaaacttctcTACTTATTAAGCAACTTGATTAttcttcaagtttcaactctTCTACTTTCATTTCCCAATAGAGAGAATCTCAAAGCCTATTCTTTAGATTTCAATCTTTCTTCCCTCATATAATTAAGATTTCTTTTTCAATACAAAGGCATAATTTCAAGCTTATAGAACTAATTCACCTTTAAGCTACTACAATGTGCCACAAAACTAATCTTccttagggatggcaatggagCAGATTTGGGATAGAGCACCTTTATCCCATTTCATTCcaatcaaggatgaaaatatcagttttGGTAGATATATCAATCCTTTGAATTTATAGATATACTCagatatattgaaaaatattagtggaaattttgaccaaaaaaaaccgttgaatgaaaattaatcaaaactcatggaaatataaggaaaaactttgaaaacaaattatagaataagtaagaatacacatgttgaagttattttgtaagacatgtataatataatttatgatatttggAAATAATATCACATGTGctaataagaaatatgaattttggaaatataCACTCAACATTAATGTACATTAactatttgatttcattaaatatctataatttatacatattataTTGTAGTGGTCCTTTATTGCCAAAATAAAGATTGATGTGGTTTTATCTCATTTTTAGAAGAAGAAATCTCATCTTGGTAGACATAATATTGGTACCAAGACATAAAGTTTCGATAATATTGATTATAAGTACACATTTTCCATACATAGATATTTTGAATCCTACCCACTACCTCTATGGATGGGATACTCAGGGTTTTCCCATGTGCTTGTTTCAAATCCTCCTTACATCTAATATAAAATATGGTATGACATTTGTGTAAAATGAGGATAGTTGAACACATCATAGTCTTCATCAATTGCTTCTAAAcctattaaataattttgaggaTGTTGACCATAACCCATCatataaaaggaataaatatTAGCCTAATTTGATGAGTCAccaaattgattctctttaCCCATTGACTCAAAACTAACTAAAAATGGGTCCTCATGATATGGTGTCATCCTTTGTTATCTTCTTCTATTCAACTTTCCAATAGTTCTAACTCTTGAAATAGCTTTTCTAAAGTTATGGTCTTCATCTTGTATATGATGTGTGAAATCATCTTCTCAAGTGAATAGGCTCAATATATGTtcactttgttgttgttgtccAATATCCCCTTCATCATTTCTAgaattatcatcattttcatcatcTCCATTGTTGGTTCCCTCTTCTCTTGAAGCATCATAGACAAAACCAGAAGTACTAgttgttggcatcttagatccaAATAGTAAAAGTGAtaccaattttttacaaaattgatctttagggttaaagtactaacttTTAGATTTTGATGTTCCCAAAGCTTGAATATAAgtgttgaaaaatcaaattaatgtcGTCGGAAGTCTCGTAGACTCATGATCTTCTGCCCAATGACTCTTCTTGATCTTAGCACACTTCtagtaagaaagaaatgaggGTGAAGACTATgactttctttctctctaaatGGTGGAAGACACAAAgtgatggaaaccctaacccctaaggggcatttatagggttcttaactgggcttaagtgacttgagcctacaTGAACTtggatcacttaatctaacccaaattaggtcctaattgattaattaactgattcgtgcccaattagtgtctcagctgatttgtgtccagctggtgctccttgattgagggagtaatcaacaaaatttattacctataacaccatacactagggtagcaaagaaaaagctactatagtatagtggctctagggtcgttcattgggaatgattaacaagcaatcaatgataccaattccaagtgaattggccttgtttcatttcatggttagcttaagaagtaaaacacaaactttgattggtaaatgtttagacttaaactaactaacataacagaagtttggaataatttaggaagaaaacattccttggagagttaggttcactggggtggttcctcatgcaaaagacatagctccggtcagttggttcatttccttgcgttagagattcaacatatagtcaattctctaaccggtgatgtacagagactccttcaattagatttcactttaattctctcactgatgcaacttgcaatggtttaagcctctcactaagccttaaccattcaaggtgatctttaaccttggattacccgtcaaaagctcgcaagagataactaatagatgcctcctaggagtccaaaagcttaccaagtgttggctattctagaaaatcctaccctgaagtcacctaccagaggctcgcaaggggtaaactagtgcatttccatggttggaaatcacttgccttaccaagtgttggcccaggtgactccaaggtgttttaagttaactaaaaacatagaaatcactaaaggatttcacttcctcttcattaatagctaaaaccacaaagctttgcattcttgcacttggaaccttccctggcaaccttagctccaaggaattagaggtttagttactcattctctggggaaaactcctcagagaattcataacttagaaataaaataaaaatacaaagtgagaaggtaaggtagtagaaagaaaagacttttacttgcttacccaaacgtttacagaaggaactcctccctgagaacaggctcccgagaggtatatatatgaacataatataaaactaattgttacaaagatatttagtctttttactaacttaaaaactaaggaatcatgtaattggtggtttacaaggagtattttgggatttagacaacaaaaatctaatggaaaatatctcccaatgtcggtagcaaacttcgggaggcttcaggaaccatttcgcaggagaaaaaatggtgtctgcgagatttcgcagacacccaagagggctgcgaaattatttcgcaacaccgagctatcttcacagggctacgaagttggcttccaccttgaggttccaagcttccttttcgcggcataaatcgtgcatcgtcagaaggagaaacaccttactatACAAAAatgttgcgaaatcacttcgcaacaaaagggtgatttcgcaacactttgcaaaatgcttccttcaactcagagtgatt
It contains:
- the LOC100265124 gene encoding zinc finger CCCH domain-containing protein 15; the protein is MENESNSLQSRLILECQELCDQYDLCRARLHQLAKEVEALRQENSDLRSANRELVEHLNILSEARMRENFLCYDFRRLSVGEGHGVDEVCGISPTSVIQRKGFRRNVEHIPLPKSISVRSSCYLKMNHSGRSNKAASPQPLNNPLVHATCGREQQRSHVPRGRGAEEEEEEEEAVKVEVYNQGMFKTELCNKWQEKGTCPYGDLCQFAHGITELRPIIRHPRYKTEVCRMVLAGATCPYGHRCHFRHSLCPP